A genomic region of Friedmanniella luteola contains the following coding sequences:
- the pta gene encoding phosphate acetyltransferase, whose amino-acid sequence MSRSVYVASPEGLTGKSAVALGLLDALVREVGSVGVFRPVTTALHSGDDDVDLIVDLLVSQPGVEQDYAEALGVTYDAARTDPDEALHVIVERFGHLADRFEVILVLGSDYTDVSTGTELSLNAKIAANLGSPVVLVVHGRERTPEQIRAAADGAIAELRANHAQTVAVIANRVEPPEIEATMAALATLAPLVVAAIPESPVLSAPTFRALVEAADGALTLGSESWMDRESLGLIVAAMSLPNVLARLRPDVTVIAPSDRTDLIPGLMLAHQSGTFPTLAGILLTGGYPLPDTIRRLSDGVQQDLPIALTDLGTFTTAERLMRVRGPMTKVSTSKVETARRLFAEQVDQAALLAAVDVPASEVRTPLMFEYQLVERARADRQHIVLPEATDDRILEAAAILLRRGVADLTLLGEETKVRARGSALGLDLDAATVVSPTDPELVERFAAAYAEARAHKGMTLEKARERVTDISYFGTMMVHLGLADGMVSGEVNTTAHTIRPALEFVKTRPGVDTVSSVFLMCLADRVLVYGDCAVIPEPTTEQLADIAVSSADTARQFGIDPRVAMLSYSTGSSGAGAEVEKVRAATALVAERAPELPLEGPIQYDAAIDPGVARTKLPDSAVAGRATVFIFPDLNTGNNTYKAVQRSAHAVAIGPVLQGLRKPVNDLSRGALVEDIVNTVAITAVQAQGVQQHGVREQGVREQGVRA is encoded by the coding sequence ATGAGCCGGAGCGTGTACGTGGCCTCGCCCGAGGGCCTGACGGGCAAGTCGGCGGTGGCCCTCGGCCTGCTGGACGCCCTCGTCCGGGAGGTCGGCTCGGTCGGGGTCTTCCGGCCGGTGACCACCGCCTTGCACTCCGGTGACGACGACGTCGACCTCATCGTCGACCTGCTGGTCAGCCAGCCGGGCGTCGAGCAGGACTACGCGGAGGCCCTCGGGGTGACCTACGACGCCGCCCGCACCGACCCCGACGAGGCGCTGCACGTCATCGTCGAGCGCTTCGGGCACCTGGCCGACCGCTTCGAGGTCATCCTGGTGCTGGGTTCGGACTACACCGACGTCTCCACCGGCACCGAGCTCTCGCTGAACGCCAAGATCGCGGCGAACCTCGGCTCCCCCGTCGTGCTCGTGGTGCACGGCCGCGAGCGGACGCCGGAGCAGATCCGCGCGGCCGCCGACGGCGCCATCGCCGAGCTGCGCGCCAACCACGCCCAGACGGTGGCCGTCATCGCCAACCGGGTCGAGCCGCCCGAGATCGAGGCCACGATGGCGGCGCTCGCCACCCTCGCCCCCCTCGTCGTCGCCGCCATCCCCGAGAGCCCCGTGCTGTCCGCCCCGACCTTCCGCGCCCTGGTCGAGGCCGCGGACGGCGCCCTGACCCTGGGCAGCGAGAGCTGGATGGACCGCGAGTCGCTGGGTCTGATCGTGGCCGCCATGAGCCTGCCCAACGTGCTGGCCCGGCTGCGCCCCGACGTGACCGTGATCGCCCCGAGCGACCGCACCGACCTGATCCCCGGGCTGATGCTCGCCCACCAGTCGGGCACCTTCCCGACGCTCGCCGGCATCCTGCTCACCGGCGGCTACCCGCTGCCCGACACCATCCGGCGGCTGTCCGACGGCGTCCAGCAGGACCTGCCGATCGCCCTCACCGACCTCGGCACGTTCACCACCGCCGAGAGGCTGATGCGGGTGCGCGGGCCGATGACCAAGGTCTCCACCAGCAAGGTCGAGACGGCACGGCGGCTGTTCGCCGAGCAGGTGGACCAGGCGGCGCTGCTGGCGGCGGTCGACGTGCCGGCCAGCGAGGTGCGCACCCCGCTGATGTTCGAGTACCAGCTGGTCGAGCGGGCGCGCGCGGACCGGCAGCACATCGTGCTCCCCGAGGCCACCGACGACCGGATCCTCGAGGCGGCCGCGATCCTGCTCCGCCGCGGCGTCGCCGACCTGACCCTGCTGGGGGAGGAGACGAAGGTGCGGGCCCGCGGCTCAGCGCTGGGGCTCGACCTCGACGCGGCCACCGTCGTCTCCCCCACCGACCCGGAGCTGGTGGAGCGCTTCGCGGCCGCCTACGCCGAGGCCCGCGCGCACAAGGGGATGACCCTGGAGAAGGCCCGCGAGCGGGTCACCGACATCTCCTACTTCGGCACGATGATGGTGCACCTCGGCCTCGCCGACGGCATGGTCTCCGGCGAGGTCAACACCACCGCGCACACCATCCGGCCGGCGCTGGAGTTCGTGAAGACCCGGCCCGGGGTCGACACCGTCTCCAGCGTCTTCCTGATGTGCCTGGCCGACCGGGTGCTGGTCTACGGCGACTGCGCCGTCATCCCCGAGCCGACGACCGAGCAGCTGGCCGACATCGCGGTGTCCTCGGCCGACACGGCCCGCCAGTTCGGCATCGACCCGCGGGTGGCGATGCTGTCCTACTCCACCGGCAGCTCGGGGGCGGGCGCGGAGGTGGAGAAGGTGCGCGCGGCGACGGCGCTGGTCGCGGAGCGCGCGCCCGAGCTGCCGCTGGAGGGGCCGATCCAGTACGACGCGGCCATCGACCCCGGGGTCGCCCGCACCAAGCTGCCGGACTCGGCGGTGGCCGGCCGGGCGACCGTCTTCATCTTCCCGGACCTCAACACGGGCAACAACACCTACAAGGCGGTGCAGCGCAGCGCCCACGCGGTGGCGATCGGACCCGTCCTGCAGGGCCTCCGCAAGCCCGTCAACGACCTGTCGCGAGGAGCCCTGGTGGAGGACATCGTCAACACGGTCGCGATCACCGCCGTCCAGGCGCAAGGGGTCCAGCAGCACGGGGTCCGGGAGCAGGGGGTCCGGGAGCAGGGGGTCCGGGCATGA
- a CDS encoding lysophospholipid acyltransferase family protein: MSSRSRYTSPVHAGARFVAQRLILKPAIWRMTTVTVLGEENLAGVSGPYVVVSNHSSHLDAPLIITALPRKLSRYVAAGAAADYFFDVWWRKGLTSLFFNAFPVDRTGLRGRKGLATSLLDDGVPLLLFPEGTRSRTGEMGSFKPGAAALCISRDVPCLPVALVGASEAMPHGRNWPDRGRPPVYVTFGEPMRPEEGEKVAQFSERIAKAVRSLYDYTTSYRDDHA, encoded by the coding sequence GTGTCCAGCCGCAGCCGTTACACCTCCCCCGTGCACGCCGGGGCGCGGTTCGTCGCGCAGCGGCTGATCCTCAAGCCGGCGATCTGGCGGATGACCACGGTCACCGTCCTGGGCGAGGAGAACCTCGCGGGCGTCTCCGGGCCGTACGTCGTCGTGTCCAACCACAGCTCGCACCTCGACGCCCCGCTCATCATCACCGCGCTGCCCCGGAAGCTCTCGCGCTACGTGGCCGCGGGGGCCGCCGCCGACTACTTCTTCGACGTGTGGTGGCGCAAGGGGCTGACCTCGCTGTTCTTCAACGCCTTCCCCGTCGACCGGACCGGCCTCCGCGGCCGCAAGGGGCTGGCGACCAGCCTGCTCGACGACGGCGTGCCCCTGCTGCTCTTCCCCGAGGGGACCCGGTCCCGCACCGGTGAGATGGGCTCGTTCAAGCCCGGCGCCGCCGCCCTGTGCATCAGCCGCGACGTACCCTGTCTGCCGGTGGCCCTCGTGGGGGCCTCCGAGGCCATGCCGCACGGCCGCAACTGGCCCGACCGCGGCCGTCCGCCGGTCTACGTCACCTTCGGTGAGCCGATGCGTCCGGAGGAGGGCGAGAAGGTCGCCCAGTTCTCCGAGCGGATCGCCAAGGCAGTGCGGAGCCTGTACGACTACACCACGAGCTATCGGGACGACCACGCCTGA
- a CDS encoding SDR family NAD(P)-dependent oxidoreductase: MATALVTGGTSGIGAAFARALAARGDDLVLVARDAVRLEQTAADLRARHGVDVEVLPADLAVRADVDRVAARLGDAARPVDLLVNNAGFGIRQRLTAEDLSAFEHGFDVMVRAVMVLSGAAARAMTTRGHGAVVNVGSTAGYVTMGGYSALKSFVGVYTEGLANELVGTGVTATVLCPGWVRTEFHERADIGTGSIPSWMWLDADALVAECLRDVAAGKVISIPSRRYQALMLAARLAPRPLVRRASRALSSSRH; this comes from the coding sequence ATGGCGACAGCACTGGTGACGGGCGGCACGTCGGGGATCGGCGCGGCGTTCGCGCGCGCCCTGGCGGCCCGGGGCGACGACCTCGTCCTGGTCGCCCGCGACGCCGTCCGGCTGGAGCAGACCGCCGCCGACCTGCGCGCGCGGCACGGCGTCGACGTCGAGGTGCTGCCCGCCGACCTGGCGGTCCGGGCCGACGTCGACCGGGTCGCCGCCCGGCTCGGCGACGCCGCGCGCCCCGTCGACCTGCTGGTCAACAACGCCGGCTTCGGGATCCGGCAGCGGCTGACCGCGGAGGACCTGTCCGCGTTCGAGCACGGCTTCGACGTGATGGTGCGCGCCGTCATGGTGCTGTCCGGTGCCGCCGCGCGGGCCATGACCACCCGCGGCCACGGCGCCGTCGTCAACGTCGGCAGCACCGCGGGCTACGTGACGATGGGCGGCTACTCCGCCCTCAAGTCCTTCGTGGGCGTCTACACCGAGGGGCTGGCGAACGAGCTCGTCGGCACCGGCGTCACCGCCACGGTCCTCTGCCCCGGCTGGGTGCGCACCGAGTTCCACGAGCGGGCCGACATCGGCACCGGCTCGATCCCCTCCTGGATGTGGCTGGACGCCGACGCCCTGGTCGCGGAGTGCCTCCGGGACGTGGCCGCCGGCAAGGTGATCTCGATCCCGTCGCGGCGCTACCAGGCGCTGATGCTGGCCGCCCGGCTCGCGCCGCGGCCGCTGGTCCGACGGGCCTCCCGTGCCCTCTCCTCCAGCCGGCACTGA
- the rpsF gene encoding 30S ribosomal protein S6, producing the protein MRPYEVMVILDPETDERSVQPTLEQFLTVITKGGGTVENLDIWGRRRLAYEIQKKSEGIYAVITMQANPVDVKELDRQFSINESIMRTKVIRTDAH; encoded by the coding sequence ATGCGCCCTTACGAGGTCATGGTCATCCTCGACCCTGAGACCGATGAGCGTTCCGTCCAACCCACGCTCGAGCAGTTCCTGACCGTCATCACCAAGGGTGGCGGCACCGTGGAGAACCTGGACATCTGGGGTCGTCGCCGGCTGGCGTACGAGATCCAGAAGAAGTCCGAGGGCATCTACGCCGTCATCACGATGCAGGCCAACCCGGTCGACGTGAAGGAGCTGGACCGCCAGTTCTCGATCAACGAGTCGATCATGCGCACCAAGGTCATCCGCACCGACGCCCACTGA
- a CDS encoding alpha/beta hydrolase-fold protein — protein MSTPGTAGSGAGPGGRRSRLPVNRLRDRIRRAAAEGEPPEAVVQGFFDRQDFPVVEGLRCTFAVRVADADAVTLRHRVVGLADPLALRRLAGTDVWYVVVEIPPDSRVEYQFEVRRGESHERFNDPGNPHQARGPFGSSSVLHSAGYTTPAWAVPDPDARPGELVETWVRSTAQRRDNRVTLYLPARFRRSARYPLLVVHDGGDYLEYAAMKTVLDNLIHRLDVAETVVAFTHPGDRLVEYPNSSAHARWVATELLGHLEQELPLAPGPAARALMGSSFGAVAALSTAVRHPGTFGSLLLQSGSFVFTDIGADHGEDKAFDPVVRFVNRYRARPTRVADRLFVSCGVYEDLIVANRSMVPVFGATGMDVEYVESRDGHNWESWRDRLQDGLSWVLPGEAMFVYE, from the coding sequence GTGAGCACCCCCGGCACCGCGGGCTCCGGAGCCGGGCCCGGGGGGCGGCGCAGCCGGCTGCCGGTCAACCGGCTGCGGGACCGCATCCGCCGCGCGGCGGCCGAGGGCGAGCCGCCCGAGGCCGTCGTGCAGGGCTTCTTCGACCGGCAGGACTTCCCCGTGGTGGAGGGGTTGCGGTGCACCTTCGCCGTCCGGGTCGCCGACGCCGACGCCGTCACGCTGCGGCACCGGGTGGTCGGGCTGGCCGACCCGCTGGCCCTGCGCCGGCTCGCCGGCACCGACGTCTGGTACGTCGTCGTGGAGATCCCGCCCGACTCCCGGGTGGAGTACCAGTTCGAGGTCCGCCGGGGCGAGAGCCACGAGCGCTTCAACGACCCGGGCAACCCGCACCAGGCGCGCGGACCCTTCGGCAGCTCCTCGGTCCTGCACAGCGCGGGCTACACGACCCCCGCCTGGGCCGTGCCCGACCCCGACGCCCGACCCGGCGAGCTCGTGGAGACCTGGGTGCGCAGCACGGCGCAGCGACGCGACAACCGCGTCACCCTCTACCTGCCGGCGCGCTTCCGGCGGTCCGCGCGCTACCCGCTGCTGGTCGTGCACGACGGCGGCGACTACCTCGAGTACGCCGCCATGAAGACGGTGCTGGACAACCTCATCCACCGGCTCGACGTCGCCGAGACGGTGGTGGCCTTCACCCACCCCGGGGACCGGCTGGTGGAGTACCCGAACTCCAGCGCCCACGCCCGCTGGGTGGCCACCGAGCTGCTCGGCCACCTGGAGCAGGAGCTGCCGCTGGCCCCGGGGCCGGCCGCGCGCGCCCTGATGGGCTCCAGCTTCGGCGCGGTGGCCGCGCTGTCCACCGCGGTCCGCCACCCCGGCACCTTCGGCTCGCTGCTGCTGCAGTCCGGGTCCTTCGTGTTCACCGACATCGGCGCCGACCACGGTGAGGACAAGGCCTTCGACCCCGTCGTCCGCTTCGTCAACCGCTACCGGGCCCGACCCACCCGGGTCGCCGACCGGTTGTTCGTCTCCTGCGGTGTCTACGAGGACCTCATCGTCGCGAACCGGTCGATGGTCCCCGTCTTCGGTGCCACCGGGATGGACGTGGAGTACGTGGAGTCCCGCGACGGCCACAACTGGGAGTCCTGGCGGGACCGGCTGCAGGACGGCCTCAGCTGGGTGCTGCCCGGTGAGGCGATGTTCGTCTACGAGTGA
- a CDS encoding serine/threonine-protein kinase: MAIEPPQIPGLTDWRPLARGGFAVVWEARQATLDRLVAVKVDQRRLDVESERLRFLREAGAAGQMSAHPGIVTVHDAGILADDRPYIVMELCPGGSLTRYLAAADRPSEERVREIGVRIADALAATHARGVLHRDVKPANILVDAYDRVGLADFGLAALPGPDTSRAEAFEGVTPAYTAPEALLRRPPTPAGDVYSLAATLYALLAGRPPRWPAGPTPGLADVVAAQREPLAPLPDVDPGLMAVLGEALDLDPAARPTAAGLRDRLAALPLSGDTPDGDEPSAVVAQADTGTEPDSGRRRTRALVLPLVGLVLVALLVAGLLLVDRGPGTAAPAATPPPVGSSAAPEPTTDGSSTPPGADPSPSPTTAGPTRGAALPAGYDDCSAELGGTSYCPTEPECWAGIISVFDLPSLGTPRDCDETHVYQTFAAGPLDVEVRRQSQLEELRAVRQICDADVLDRRLTDADRETDWEVLALPPQEADGSDRVYRCLFGRGDRDAPVELTAG, from the coding sequence GTGGCGATCGAACCCCCGCAGATCCCGGGGCTCACGGACTGGCGTCCGCTCGCCCGGGGTGGCTTCGCGGTGGTCTGGGAGGCGCGGCAGGCGACCCTGGACCGGCTGGTCGCGGTCAAGGTGGACCAGCGCCGGCTGGACGTCGAGTCGGAGCGGCTGCGGTTCCTCCGCGAGGCCGGGGCCGCCGGGCAGATGTCGGCGCACCCGGGGATCGTCACGGTGCACGACGCCGGCATCCTGGCCGACGACCGGCCCTACATCGTCATGGAGCTCTGCCCGGGTGGTTCCCTCACCCGCTACCTCGCGGCGGCGGACCGGCCGTCGGAGGAGCGGGTGCGCGAGATCGGCGTGCGGATCGCCGACGCCCTGGCCGCCACCCACGCCCGGGGCGTGCTGCACCGCGACGTGAAACCCGCCAACATCCTCGTCGACGCCTACGACCGGGTGGGCCTGGCCGACTTCGGGCTGGCCGCGCTGCCCGGCCCCGACACGTCCCGCGCCGAGGCGTTCGAGGGCGTGACGCCCGCCTACACCGCCCCCGAGGCGCTGCTGCGGCGGCCGCCCACGCCCGCCGGGGACGTCTACTCCCTCGCGGCGACGCTCTACGCCCTGCTCGCCGGCCGGCCGCCGCGCTGGCCCGCGGGCCCCACCCCGGGGCTCGCCGACGTCGTCGCGGCGCAGCGCGAACCGCTGGCGCCGCTGCCCGACGTCGACCCCGGTCTGATGGCGGTGCTCGGCGAGGCCCTCGACCTCGATCCCGCCGCCCGGCCCACGGCCGCCGGGCTGCGGGACCGGCTGGCCGCCCTGCCGCTCAGCGGGGACACCCCCGACGGGGACGAGCCGAGCGCCGTCGTCGCCCAGGCCGACACCGGCACCGAACCGGACAGCGGCCGCCGCCGCACGCGCGCCCTGGTGCTGCCGCTCGTCGGTCTGGTGCTGGTCGCGCTGCTGGTGGCCGGGCTGCTGCTGGTCGACCGCGGTCCCGGCACCGCCGCACCGGCCGCCACCCCGCCCCCGGTCGGCTCGAGCGCGGCGCCCGAGCCCACGACCGACGGCTCCTCCACCCCGCCGGGCGCGGACCCGTCCCCGTCGCCCACGACGGCCGGACCGACCCGGGGCGCGGCGCTGCCCGCCGGCTACGACGACTGCTCCGCGGAGCTCGGGGGGACCAGCTACTGCCCGACCGAGCCGGAGTGCTGGGCCGGCATCATCTCGGTGTTCGACCTGCCCTCCCTGGGCACCCCCCGGGACTGCGACGAGACGCACGTCTACCAGACCTTCGCGGCGGGCCCGCTGGACGTCGAGGTGCGCCGGCAGTCCCAGCTGGAGGAGCTGCGGGCGGTCCGGCAGATCTGCGACGCCGACGTGCTCGACCGGAGGCTCACCGACGCGGACCGCGAGACCGACTGGGAGGTGCTGGCCCTGCCGCCGCAGGAGGCCGACGGCAGCGACCGGGTCTACCGCTGCCTGTTCGGCCGCGGCGACCGGGACGCCCCGGTGGAGCTCACCGCGGGCTGA
- a CDS encoding DUF4190 domain-containing protein — translation MSQYPPGAYPSGPAPQAGPLPGKTLGIVGLVLAIFCSLIGAIVSFIAYRQSAAAGWKNNVALAGIVVGVVLFVLSIVYNASTGTFGRLANM, via the coding sequence ATGTCCCAGTACCCGCCCGGCGCCTACCCGTCCGGACCGGCGCCCCAGGCCGGTCCGCTGCCCGGCAAGACCCTCGGCATCGTCGGGCTGGTCCTCGCGATCTTCTGCAGCCTGATCGGCGCCATCGTCAGCTTCATCGCCTACCGCCAGTCCGCGGCGGCCGGGTGGAAGAACAACGTGGCCCTCGCCGGCATCGTCGTCGGCGTCGTGCTGTTCGTCCTCAGCATCGTCTACAACGCCTCGACCGGCACCTTCGGCCGGCTCGCGAACATGTGA
- a CDS encoding FAD-binding oxidoreductase: MPAVQHMKWYGWGVEGVSFHHEDKPGLRPFVLEIIDLDLDTPPGRQTQLSDLDIPTPLIGDELLGRLRAVVGDENAVSEDEDRVVHTYGKSIRDLMRLRGNDLPRVPDVVVYPADEAEVQQVVDAAIAADAVLIPFGGGSNIAGSLQAPEAETRPVISLDLGRLTRVLDVDEEAGLARIQAGALGPDLEEQLNARGWTLGHFPDSFTHSTLGGWVATRSSGMQSDKYGDIADITRGLRMVMPGRVLVLRGLPSTSSGPSVREMVLGSEGRLGVITEVTVQVHRIPEERVILGYLFPSFEAGVAAMQEISTSDASPSVTRVSDAGETRFSFSTRKKSKGVSVSGLVSKGLFKVLERRGWDLDAVCLSFVGYEGGPEHVARQKAIVKKIIGKHGGIGLGKGPGELYDQKKFDTPYIRDFLLDRGAAADVSETAAPWSQLVPMYDNVTAAARKAFAQIGVQGWVMCHLSHSYHSGACLYFTFAFRHDDQEPLARYDVVKSAIQQAFIDTHGTLSHHHGVGTEHAPWLEQDISAAGVQMMEGLFAGVDPGRNLNPGKITVTPLTSRA; the protein is encoded by the coding sequence ATGCCTGCCGTTCAGCACATGAAGTGGTACGGCTGGGGCGTCGAGGGCGTCAGCTTCCACCACGAGGACAAGCCGGGCCTGCGGCCCTTCGTGCTGGAGATCATCGACCTCGACCTGGACACCCCGCCCGGCCGGCAGACCCAGCTCTCCGACCTCGACATCCCGACCCCGCTGATCGGGGACGAGCTGCTCGGCCGGCTCCGCGCCGTCGTCGGCGACGAGAACGCCGTCAGCGAGGACGAGGACCGGGTCGTCCACACCTACGGCAAGAGCATCCGCGACCTGATGCGGCTGCGGGGCAACGACCTGCCCCGGGTGCCCGACGTGGTCGTCTACCCCGCCGACGAGGCCGAGGTCCAGCAGGTCGTCGACGCGGCGATCGCCGCCGACGCGGTGCTGATCCCCTTCGGCGGCGGCAGCAACATCGCCGGCAGCCTGCAGGCCCCCGAGGCCGAGACCCGGCCCGTCATCAGCCTGGACCTCGGTCGGCTGACCCGCGTGCTCGACGTCGACGAGGAGGCGGGGCTGGCCCGGATCCAGGCCGGCGCGCTCGGTCCCGACCTGGAGGAGCAGCTCAACGCCCGCGGCTGGACGCTCGGCCACTTCCCGGACAGCTTCACCCACTCGACCCTCGGCGGCTGGGTGGCGACCCGCTCGTCCGGCATGCAGTCGGACAAGTACGGCGACATCGCCGACATCACCCGCGGCCTGCGGATGGTCATGCCCGGCCGGGTGCTCGTGCTCCGCGGCCTGCCCAGCACCTCCAGCGGGCCCAGCGTCCGCGAGATGGTGCTCGGCTCCGAGGGCCGGCTCGGCGTCATCACCGAGGTGACCGTCCAGGTGCACCGGATCCCCGAGGAGCGGGTGATCCTCGGCTACCTGTTCCCCTCCTTCGAGGCCGGGGTCGCCGCCATGCAGGAGATCTCGACCAGCGACGCGTCGCCGTCGGTGACCCGCGTGTCCGACGCCGGGGAGACCCGGTTCTCCTTCTCCACCCGCAAGAAGAGCAAGGGCGTCTCCGTGTCCGGCCTGGTCAGCAAGGGCCTGTTCAAGGTCCTCGAGCGCCGCGGCTGGGACCTCGACGCCGTCTGCCTCTCCTTCGTGGGCTACGAGGGCGGCCCGGAGCACGTGGCGCGGCAGAAGGCGATCGTCAAGAAGATCATCGGCAAGCACGGCGGCATCGGCCTCGGCAAGGGTCCGGGCGAGCTGTACGACCAGAAGAAGTTCGACACCCCCTACATCCGGGACTTCCTGCTGGACCGGGGCGCCGCCGCGGACGTGTCCGAGACGGCCGCGCCGTGGTCGCAGCTGGTGCCGATGTACGACAACGTCACCGCGGCGGCCCGCAAGGCGTTCGCGCAGATCGGCGTGCAGGGCTGGGTCATGTGCCACCTGTCGCACAGCTACCACTCCGGCGCCTGCCTGTACTTCACCTTCGCCTTCCGGCACGACGACCAGGAGCCGCTGGCCCGCTACGACGTCGTGAAGTCGGCCATCCAGCAGGCCTTCATCGACACGCACGGCACGCTCTCGCACCACCACGGCGTCGGCACCGAGCACGCGCCCTGGCTGGAGCAGGACATCTCCGCCGCCGGCGTGCAGATGATGGAGGGCCTCTTCGCCGGCGTCGACCCGGGCCGCAACCTCAACCCGGGCAAGATCACCGTCACCCCGCTGACCTCCCGCGCCTGA
- a CDS encoding deoxyribonuclease IV yields the protein MTTTLAIGGHGEQADPVAEARARDATLAQFFLGDPQGWKGPEFAHPGGAAGLRADAEEAGIALYVHAPYVLNVATSNNRIRIPSRKFLQQYLHAAAEVGAAGVVVHGGHVLKDDDPETGFDNWRKCVERLEMPVPLLIENTAGGDNAMARRLERVARLWEAVGDAPGGDTVGFCLDTCHAHAGGEELVGLVDRVRAITGRIDLVHANDSRDGFDSGADRHANFGAGQVDPEALAEVVRVAGAPVVVETPGGREGQAGDIAWLREHV from the coding sequence ATGACGACGACGCTGGCGATCGGTGGGCACGGCGAGCAGGCGGACCCGGTGGCGGAGGCCCGGGCCCGCGACGCGACCCTCGCCCAGTTCTTCCTCGGCGACCCCCAGGGCTGGAAGGGCCCCGAGTTCGCCCACCCCGGCGGCGCCGCCGGTCTGCGGGCGGACGCCGAGGAGGCCGGCATCGCCCTCTACGTGCACGCGCCGTACGTGCTGAACGTGGCCACCAGCAACAACCGGATCCGCATCCCCAGCCGCAAGTTCCTCCAGCAGTACCTGCACGCCGCCGCCGAGGTGGGCGCGGCGGGCGTGGTGGTGCACGGCGGGCACGTGCTCAAGGACGACGACCCCGAGACCGGCTTCGACAACTGGCGCAAGTGCGTCGAGCGGCTGGAGATGCCGGTGCCGCTGCTGATCGAGAACACCGCGGGCGGGGACAACGCGATGGCCCGCCGGCTGGAGCGGGTGGCGCGGCTGTGGGAGGCCGTCGGCGACGCCCCCGGCGGGGACACCGTCGGCTTCTGCCTGGACACCTGCCACGCCCACGCCGGGGGCGAGGAGCTGGTCGGCCTCGTCGACCGGGTCCGCGCGATCACCGGCCGGATCGACCTCGTGCACGCCAACGACTCCCGCGACGGCTTCGACTCCGGCGCCGACCGGCACGCGAACTTCGGGGCCGGCCAGGTGGACCCCGAGGCCCTCGCGGAGGTGGTCCGGGTCGCCGGCGCCCCGGTCGTCGTCGAGACACCGGGCGGCCGGGAGGGCCAGGCCGGCGACATCGCCTGGCTCCGGGAGCACGTCTGA
- a CDS encoding acetate kinase — protein sequence MTDGPVLVLNAGSSSLKYQLVVPGSGEVRTKGLVERIGEDGSDVADHAAAVEQLRRRLVEDGVDLDAVGLRAVGHRVVHGGPDFSDPVVLTDAVVDQIRDLSPLAPLHNPGAVAGIEAARARLAVPHVAVFDTAFFTTLPAAASTYALPRELAEQHRIRRYGMHGTSHRYVSRAVAALVGRPLEELDQVVLHLGNGCSASAVRGGRAVDTSMGLTPLQGLVMGTRSGDVDPGLHSYLHREAGLSVEEVDDLLNKRSGLKGLSGVNDFRQLQELRAGGDEHAALAFDVYVHRLKHYLGAYLVQLGRLDVLTFTAGVGENNAALRAAVVEGLDGLGLSVDAERNGSPGREARVISPDGSPVTVTVVPTNEELEIARQTVALLETGPAG from the coding sequence ATGACCGACGGCCCGGTGCTGGTCCTCAACGCCGGCTCGTCCTCGCTGAAGTACCAGCTCGTGGTGCCCGGCAGCGGGGAGGTGCGGACCAAGGGGCTCGTCGAGCGGATCGGCGAGGACGGCAGCGACGTCGCCGACCACGCGGCGGCGGTCGAGCAGCTGCGGCGCCGGCTGGTCGAGGACGGCGTCGACCTGGACGCCGTCGGCCTGCGCGCCGTGGGGCACCGCGTGGTGCACGGCGGGCCGGACTTCTCCGACCCGGTGGTGCTCACCGACGCGGTGGTGGACCAGATCCGCGACCTCAGCCCGCTGGCCCCGTTGCACAACCCGGGCGCGGTGGCGGGCATCGAGGCCGCCCGGGCCCGGCTCGCCGTGCCGCACGTCGCCGTGTTCGACACCGCCTTCTTCACCACCCTGCCGGCCGCCGCCTCCACCTACGCCCTCCCCCGGGAGCTGGCCGAGCAGCACCGGATCCGCCGCTACGGCATGCACGGCACCTCCCACCGCTACGTCTCCCGCGCCGTCGCCGCCCTGGTCGGCCGGCCGCTGGAGGAGCTGGACCAGGTCGTCCTGCACCTGGGCAACGGCTGCTCGGCCTCCGCGGTGCGCGGCGGGCGCGCGGTCGACACCTCGATGGGGCTGACCCCGCTGCAGGGCCTGGTGATGGGCACCCGCTCGGGCGACGTCGACCCGGGCCTGCACTCCTACCTCCACCGGGAGGCGGGGCTGTCGGTGGAGGAGGTCGACGACCTGCTGAACAAGCGGTCCGGCCTCAAGGGCCTGAGCGGCGTCAACGACTTCCGGCAGCTGCAGGAGCTGCGCGCCGGCGGCGACGAGCACGCCGCCCTGGCCTTCGACGTGTACGTCCACCGGCTCAAGCACTACCTGGGCGCCTACCTGGTCCAGCTGGGCCGGCTGGACGTGCTCACCTTCACCGCCGGCGTCGGGGAGAACAACGCCGCCCTGCGGGCCGCCGTGGTCGAGGGCCTCGACGGCCTCGGGCTGTCCGTCGACGCGGAGCGCAACGGGTCTCCCGGCCGGGAGGCACGGGTCATCTCCCCCGACGGCTCCCCGGTGACCGTCACCGTGGTCCCGACCAACGAGGAGCTGGAGATCGCCCGGCAGACCGTCGCCCTGCTCGAGACCGGACCCGCCGGCTGA